A genomic region of Xanthomonas fragariae contains the following coding sequences:
- a CDS encoding PAS domain S-box protein: MAGKRAQPDLLKSTLASPLHGATHVDQTPADQAMTALMPPVPIPADDALRVEAVRRLGVLDTEAEAEFDDIAWLAAHVTDAPMALVSLLDADRQWFKARCGTDLEGTPRSASFCSYAVMGTELMEVPDAEADPRFVNNPLVTAAPGVRSYVGVPLIGSGGYTYGTLCTLSTESRVLDDHQKQALIRLARQAASQLEVRRDRLAAQAQQQTLSLLLEAMADGVVACGNDGLLHEFNHAARQWHGTDPRALPPSQWAQYFDLYNADGSTVLPTDAIPLVRAWRGEHVRNAEMVIRATAGQPARSVLCNADPVVSDQGTPLGAVCVMHDITQLKEASAALAAERARLQALVDASRDVAIIAFDPHGQIELFNPGAERLLGYAADEVLGSCPVQFHLPAELERHMSTLALSPPSYVKLAAAAAGDVLAEEIWTLVRKDGELRRVRLCFNIIHDAQQGLAGYLAMAIDVTAELQAQAAAQLAAQHFTGAFETAPQGMAIVSLDGAWRDVNPSLCSILGYPREQLLHTTFQTITHPDDLNVDLRLVQELIEGERDSYSLSKRYISQQGTVIRAQLSVSLVRDSSGAPVHFVSQIQDVTERHVAAERLAASEARLRAISDATPTLVGQFDAGQRCLFANEAHRDWLGVEPASLVGCHITQVLGGDLSDAARAALAQVVAGQRASFEHVLRGGTSPRDVEITLVPETQSASTQTQAQGFFLMAHDVTAHKTLHRLMHERATRDALTGLPNRHAWSEALQIAVTQAQQQQCAVAVMFLDLDGFKRINDVYSHRAGDAVLVAFGRCLQRAAGDRYLVARLAGDEFVVLLDDLQDPQTACAAVAERIRIAAAEGAVFGDQHLPIQPSIGVAWQHGTHVDAASLMHAADEAMYAAKRARCGSDTATTGRDSAR, translated from the coding sequence ATGGCCGGCAAGCGAGCCCAGCCAGATCTGCTCAAGTCGACCCTCGCTTCGCCGTTACATGGTGCGACCCACGTTGACCAAACGCCTGCCGACCAAGCCATGACTGCCCTGATGCCGCCCGTGCCGATCCCAGCCGACGACGCCTTGCGCGTGGAGGCAGTGCGCCGGCTGGGAGTACTGGACACCGAGGCTGAGGCCGAATTCGACGACATCGCCTGGCTGGCCGCGCATGTCACCGACGCGCCGATGGCGCTGGTGTCGCTGCTGGATGCCGACCGCCAGTGGTTCAAGGCGCGCTGCGGCACCGATCTGGAAGGAACCCCGCGCAGCGCCTCGTTCTGCTCCTACGCGGTGATGGGCACCGAGCTGATGGAAGTGCCCGATGCAGAAGCCGACCCGCGTTTCGTCAACAACCCACTGGTGACTGCTGCGCCCGGTGTGCGCTCGTATGTGGGCGTGCCGCTGATCGGTAGTGGTGGTTACACATACGGCACTTTGTGCACGCTCAGCACCGAATCACGCGTGCTCGATGACCACCAGAAACAGGCCTTGATCCGCCTCGCGCGGCAGGCCGCCAGTCAACTGGAAGTGCGCCGCGACCGGCTGGCCGCACAGGCGCAACAACAGACCCTGAGCCTGTTGCTGGAAGCCATGGCTGACGGCGTGGTGGCGTGCGGCAACGACGGTTTGCTGCATGAATTCAACCACGCCGCGCGGCAATGGCACGGCACCGATCCGCGTGCGCTGCCGCCTTCGCAATGGGCGCAGTACTTCGACCTTTACAACGCCGACGGCAGTACCGTGCTGCCCACCGATGCGATCCCCCTGGTGCGCGCTTGGCGCGGCGAGCACGTACGCAACGCCGAAATGGTGATCCGTGCCACCGCCGGCCAGCCGGCGCGCAGCGTGCTGTGCAATGCCGACCCGGTGGTCAGCGACCAGGGTACGCCGTTGGGTGCGGTCTGCGTGATGCACGACATCACCCAGCTCAAGGAGGCCTCGGCCGCGCTGGCTGCCGAACGCGCGCGCCTGCAGGCCCTGGTGGACGCCTCGCGGGATGTGGCGATCATCGCCTTCGATCCGCACGGCCAGATCGAGTTGTTCAATCCTGGCGCCGAGCGGCTGCTTGGCTATGCCGCGGACGAAGTATTGGGAAGCTGCCCAGTGCAGTTCCATCTGCCCGCCGAGCTGGAGCGGCACATGTCCACGTTGGCCTTGTCGCCGCCGTCCTATGTGAAGTTGGCTGCGGCCGCAGCCGGCGATGTGCTTGCCGAAGAAATCTGGACCTTGGTGCGTAAGGACGGCGAACTGCGTCGCGTGCGCCTGTGCTTCAACATCATCCACGATGCGCAGCAGGGATTGGCCGGTTATCTGGCGATGGCCATCGACGTCACCGCCGAATTGCAGGCGCAAGCCGCCGCGCAGCTGGCCGCCCAGCATTTCACCGGCGCTTTCGAAACCGCGCCGCAAGGCATGGCGATCGTCTCTCTGGACGGTGCCTGGCGCGACGTCAACCCGTCGCTGTGCAGCATCCTGGGCTATCCGCGCGAGCAGTTGTTGCACACGACGTTTCAGACCATCACCCATCCCGACGATCTGAATGTGGACCTGCGGCTGGTGCAGGAGCTGATCGAGGGCGAGCGCGACAGCTATAGCTTGAGCAAGCGCTATATCAGCCAGCAGGGCACGGTGATCAGGGCGCAATTGTCGGTGTCGCTGGTACGTGACAGCAGCGGTGCGCCGGTGCATTTTGTCTCGCAGATCCAGGACGTCACCGAGCGCCATGTTGCCGCCGAACGGCTGGCCGCCAGCGAAGCGCGCCTGCGTGCAATCAGCGACGCCACGCCTACATTGGTGGGTCAATTCGATGCTGGGCAGCGTTGCTTGTTCGCCAATGAAGCCCATCGCGACTGGCTCGGTGTCGAGCCGGCCAGCCTGGTCGGCTGCCATATCACGCAAGTGTTGGGCGGCGACCTCAGTGATGCCGCGCGCGCTGCCTTGGCGCAGGTCGTCGCCGGGCAACGCGCCAGCTTCGAACATGTATTGCGCGGCGGCACGTCCCCACGCGATGTGGAAATCACCTTGGTGCCGGAGACGCAGAGCGCATCGACGCAGACGCAGGCTCAGGGATTCTTCCTGATGGCGCACGACGTCACCGCGCATAAAACGCTGCATCGGCTGATGCACGAGCGCGCCACCCGCGACGCCTTGACCGGCTTGCCGAATCGGCACGCCTGGTCGGAAGCGCTGCAGATCGCCGTGACGCAGGCGCAGCAACAACAATGCGCCGTGGCAGTGATGTTCCTGGATCTGGACGGCTTCAAGCGTATCAACGACGTCTACAGCCACCGCGCCGGCGACGCCGTATTGGTCGCCTTCGGCCGCTGCCTGCAGCGTGCGGCAGGCGACCGCTATTTAGTGGCACGTCTGGCCGGCGACGAATTCGTGGTGCTGTTGGACGACTTGCAAGACCCGCAGACCGCATGTGCCGCGGTCGCAGAGCGCATCCGCATCGCTGCAGCGGAAGGCGCAGTGTTCGGCGACCAGCACCTACCGATCCAGCCCAGCATCGGCGTCGCCTGGCAGCACGGCACGCACGTCGACGCCGCCAGTTTGATGCACGCAGCAGACGAAGCGATGTACGCCGCCAAACGCGCGCGCTGCGGCAGCGACACAGCCACCACTGGACGCGATTCCGCGCGGTAA